The following proteins come from a genomic window of Andrena cerasifolii isolate SP2316 chromosome 6, iyAndCera1_principal, whole genome shotgun sequence:
- the LOC143370162 gene encoding uncharacterized protein LOC143370162 isoform X3: MALLKLYIGYYTFSSWECCTGIILNLFAISLQLVIAFLLRVDDFTSRYLILLYATIYSLRSKPFAKDKNWVYRQESDICMLHLFGSFMGAAPQLILQLYVMAVLHRTPLWTSLSAVVSFCSLSWAIGTYTKAMHKINPGHHKATWVALAVQGLWRAGMLISRIAVLVLTAVCLREWFLLFLGKCTSELTQKLLALKIDLCLSHGAHSSPNVTGLHWLFMSVWVILQNTDFCPTVWEERIYNCIIGLIYCFDFFNLRAGKSRYRVLIFYSILVTENITCLVVYVLCFKDAIKREEIATVTSLIAGGMMIGLSSMLFYYGKVHPSKMNGGTATDTDKRPEMVVANQVVTPRSFKQYYPNSTCSVEHSQGPGSEEVTTDKQSLLTNIVQNSECAENGIINQTCKIENESKSAAIGVAAECESAHSNFSKDESSPSLNALSKSPLAVSDGAREYLEIENECNDATEKDIHRQKRRGICLPTTHGLDMDIDKDVPAKDSTVCNSSASSQKRRGMCFSNQLILEMEMEKDVDGKVLIDKELISEVSVKRDGGKLEERPLGKACDQLNGIGIAVLRDRLKTPTMFNDACEKVSETEKLTKELQQRDETMSCVTSIHDYENVCPLGVARPPWCIRSWKGYTDIETYIHDDSVVRDRRRDTLTSTTTGTTYSSEFSDTTCASSVLRGILKQDDYLDTLAYDLIDPRELRALYSEDVFAKRSCDVDEQNATLYIAKPVVIDDKGGMFALDTILEEHDEVPAEEKLEYKYTRPGCGSVSTLVSTIDQIRRYTADNSPRHVYHTTGAQWEDIDPKDLIKRAQLTKALFKNDLKDTAAYNRNYINRLEEPKLEPESRIVRGKCEIDAIRDLVKYCTIESIKNTPLIDAILSDSPILGNKGKLQSQVSIAYRRDESDSRENDLYVEMSPLVPVENVKVVHNNLSETLVSSNVIDPDKDKDTGANVSINSNAGDAKKAEAFCDGKRKKAINYPKRKFSLLKEKFESKSQLVYVVTPNNAIKIGQSAGSPDSDASKRNVSVIFKKTSDVSTRHDKENLAPAPLLHVNRMINVPHDRSQISREKTDTISEDDKSLCNTDLNLKERRHIFLEQVLSPPKLLTWSKRKSFVGSAVKK, encoded by the exons ATGGCTCTATTAAAGCTATACATTGGTTATTACACTTTCTCTTCTTGGGAGTGTTGCACaggtattattttaaatttgtttgctATTAGTTTACAATTAGTCATTGCGTTTCTTTTGAGGGTGGATGATTTTACTTCTAGGTATTTGATTTTACTTTACGCTACGATATATTCGTTAAGAAGCAAACCTTTTGCGAAGGATAAGAATTGGGTGTATAGACAGGAGAGCGATATATGCATGTTGCACTTGTTTGGGTCATTCATGGGGGCCGCTCCGCAATTAATATTGCAGCTGTACGTTATGGCAGTCTTACATCGTACACCATTGTGGACAA GTTTGTCCGCCGTAGTGTCCTTTTGCTCGTTAAGCTGGGCTATAGGCACGTATACTAAAGCGATGCACAAAATAAATCCTGGTCATCACAAGGCAACGTGGGTAGCATTGGCTGTTCAGGGCCTTTGGCGAGCTGGAATGCTGATATCCAGAATAGCTGTTTTGGTTTTAACGGCAGTCTGCTTGAGGGAATGGTTTTTATTGTTTCTTGGTAAGTGTACGAGTGAACTAACACAGAAATTACTTGCTCTGAAAATAGATTTATGTCTTTCACACGGTGCACATTCCTCTCCAAATGTTACAGGACTCCATTGGCTATTTATGAGCGTTTGGGTAATTCTCCAAAACACAGACTTCTGCCCCACTGTATGGGAGGAGCGTATTTATAATTGTATCATAGGATTAATTTATTGCTTCGACTTTTTTAATTTACGCGCAGGGAAATCGCGGTATAGAGTACTCATATTTTATTCTATCCTCGTGACCGAGAACATAACGTGTTTAGTCGTTTACGTGTTATGCTTTAAAGACGCGATTAAGCGCGAGGAAATCGCGACAGTGACGAGCCTGATAGCTGGAGGTATGATGATCGGATTGTCGAGTATGCTGTTCTATTACGGCAAGGTTCATCCGTCAAAGATGAACGGAGGTACAGCCACAGACACCGATAAGAGGCCCGAGATGGTTGTAGCCAATCAAGTTGTTACTCCCAGATCGTTCAAGCAGTATTATCCGAATTCGACGTGCTCCGTTGAGCATTCTCAGGGGCCTGGATCCGAGGAAGTCACCACAGACAAGCAATCCTTGTTAACGAACATCGTACAGAATTCGGAATGCGCGGAGAACGGTATTATCAATCAAACTTGTAAAATCGAAAACGAATCAAAGAGCGCTGCCATTGGCGTTGCAGCGGAGTGCGAGTCGGCGCATAGCAACTTTTCTAAGGACGAGAGTAGCCCCTCGTTGAACGCGCTATCGAAAAGCCCACTGGCCGTGTCGGACGGTGCTCGTGAGTATCTTGAAATTGAGAATGAGTGCAACGATGCCACCGAGAAGGATATCCATCGTCAGAAGCGCAGAGGTATTTGTCTGCCGACCACGCATGGTTTGGATATGGACATAGACAAAGACGTACCGGCCAAGGATTCGACCGTTTGCAACTCGTCGGCCTCGTCGCAGAAGAGACGAGGCATGTGTTTCTCGAACCAGCTGATCCTCGAGATGGAGATGGAGAAGGACGTGGATGGAAAGGTTTTGATCGATAAGGAATTGATATCGGAGGTAAGCGTGAAGCGCGATGGAGGGAAATTGGAGGAGCGTCCTCTCGGCAAAGCTTGCGACCAGCTGAACGGTATCGGTATTGCGGTGTTAAGGGATAGACTAAAGACCCCGACCATGTTCAACGACGCCTGCGAGAAGGTCTCGGAAACGGAGAAGCTGACGAAAGAGTTGCAGCAAAGGGACGAAACGATGAGTTGCGTTACTTCGATACATGACTACGAGAACGTCTGTCCCCTTGGTGTTGCCAGGCCACCTTGGTGTATTCGTAGCTGGAAAGGATACACGGACATTGAGACTTACATCCACGACGACAGTGTGGTCAGGGACAGAAGACGGGATACTTTAACAAGTACGACCACCGGGACAACTTACAGCTCCGAGTTCTCCGACACGACTTGCGCTAGCTCGGTGCTCAGGGGAATTCTCAAGCAAGATGATTATCTTGACACGCTCGCGTACGACTTGATCGATCCCCGGGAATTAAGAGCGCTCTACAGCGAGGATGTGTTCGCGAAAAGGAGTTGCGACGTTGACGAGCAGAACGCCACCCTTTATATCGCGAAACCGGTAGTGATAGACGACAAAGGCGGCATGTTCGCGCTGGATACCATTCTGGAGGAGCACGACGAGGTGCCCGCGGAGGAGAAGTTGGAGTATAAGTATACTCGACCGGGCTGCGGTTCCGTTAGCACTCTGGTCAGCACGATAGATCAGATCAGAAGGTACACGGCCGACAATTCACCGAGGCACGTGTACCACACCACGGGCGCCCAGTGGGAGGATATCGATCCCAAGGATTTGATAAAGAGAGCGCAGCTCACGAAAGCGCTGTTCAAGAACGATCTCAAGGACACTGCTGCCTACAACAGGAATTACATTAATCGGTTGGAGGAGCCAAAATTGGAGCCGGAGTCCCGCATCGTTCGCGGGAAATGTGAGATAGACGCGATCCGAGACTTGGTTAAATATTGTACGATCGAATCGATTAAGAACACACCGTTGATAGACGCGATACTCTCGGATTCACCGATTCTGGGGAACAAAGGGAAGCTACAGAGCCAGGTCTCTATCGCGTATCGAAGAGACGAGTCCGACTCGAGGGAAAACGATTTGTACGTCGAGATGAGTCCTTTGGTACCTGTTGAAAACGTTAAAGTTGTACATAATAATTTATCCGAGACTCTTGTATCTTCTAATGTCATAGACCCTGATAAAGATAAAGATACTGGCGCGAATGTGTCGATCAATTCGAATGCCGGCGATGCGAAGAAGGCGGAAGCGTTTTGCGATGGTAAACGTAAGAAAGCGATCAATTATCCGAAACGAAAGTTCTCTCTGTTAAAGGAGAAATTCGAGTCAAAGTCGCAGCTGGTTTACGTTGTTACTCCGAACAACGCTATTAAAATAGGACAGTCAGCTGGTTCCCCCGATTCGGATGCATCGAAGAGAAACGTGtcggtaatttttaaaaagacctCGGATGTTTCAACCAGACACGATAAAGAGAATTTGGCACCAGCCCCTTTGCTTCACGTTAACCGTATGATAAATGTTCCGCATGATAGATCTCAAATCAGTCGAGAGAAGACCGACACGATTTCCGAGGACGACAAGTCTCTGTGCAATACCgacttaaatttaaaagaaagaagGCATATATTTCTGGAGCAAGTTCTATCACCTCCGAAACTTTTAACTTGGAGCAAAAGAAAATCGTTCGTCGGATCCGCCGTGAAAAAGTAG